The sequence TTTAGCTTCTGAAATCTATCTAAACGGAACAACTTTCATTCTATGTTGATGAGTTGCATTTTAGTTTTATGCGCATTTGGTAATTGAAGACCCTACTTTCTTGTGCAAAGTGTCAACAAACTTACTCTAGCTTCTAAATGATGATATATTTGTTGCAATTTTGATGTTTAATTTTGGTTTAAGTAAGGTACTGTATTGGTGTAGCATGGCTTGTTGTATTGAATGAACCACTCTTGTAGTCAGATATTGTGTTTTCATGTTGTGTCTTATGCAGGAGGACACTCGTTTGAtgttttttgtgatttttaggaAACATAATGACTCTGGAATTTCTTCATGGGACTGGAACTTGAGTGGTCAACGCTCGACCTATCATGCGCTGTTCCCGCGGGCATGGACTGTTTATGATGGTATGCCattgtggacctgtgtggtaaCATTGCTTATTGCAGTTCTGCACCAGGGATTttctttttataatttttgaaattatgTCTACTAAGAGGCTTTGATGCTTTAAGAGGGGGCATTGTAATTCAAGAAGCTGCCAATGTGTTGGTGGCATGAtgatttcattcttttctttttgaatcaGTAGATGGACATGCTTGGAACTCAGGAGTCTAACGAAGTTTTTCATGAATGCAGGTGAACCAGATCCAGACCTTAAAATCTCTTGTCGCCAGATATCACCGTTCATTCCTCATGATTACAAGGATAGCAGCCTTCCTACATCTGTGTTTGTGTACACTGTAAGTGGGCAACTGAATCATTTTTATGCTAATCTGGAAACAGTAGTAGGTAGATTCTTTTAGTAGCTTCCTTTTCCTAGCAAGGGTTTGTTCAATCCTACTCTGATACCTTCATGCAAGATATTCCCATTAAATGGAGTCTACATATGGTCAGTCTGTAGCCACTGAAATATCATTTAGtgtaaaatttattttactGTTTCAGAACATAGTTGGACATAAAAGAATCTCTGTCATACTTAAATTTTGGAGGTGCAATCATTCGTAGTAAACGAATAGTTCACTGGTAGTAGATATGTCAACCGAGTTTTGCTATCTGTTTTTCATCAGTTGTTGTTAATATGAACAGAACCTTTCAATCCAATTACATTCCgtgacaatctttctttttggttATATTCATTATAGCTTGTGAACACTGGGAGAGACCGTGCAAAAGTAAGCCTCTTAATGACATGGGCGGTAAGTACACATCTAAAGCTTCTGTAGTTTATATAACATATTATCTGCATATAGCACGTCTAGTTTGTGCAACATTTTGTTGTTGTGCCATATGGTCAATACCACTTTTGGCACCTTCTCACTATCACTTATGCAAATTAATTTCAAGCTGGCATCAGTTTCATAAGGTATATTCTAGTACCCAGCAGTGACTCTAATCCTTAAATCTGAGGTCATCTTAATAAACATTATCACCCTGATGATCTACTCTTGAGGTTGAGGTCCATGATCACCATTGCTTTATGCTCATTGGAGGTAGTTGATTCTTTTTTTAGTTTGATATAGAAAAATGGCCAGATAATTTATTGTTATAACCGTGATCACTTAAATATACTAGAAACTATGTTTAGATATTGAAGTACATATTATAGAAGTCAATCCCATTGTAAACCAAAGTATTATTCATTCTCAAAGTGTCCTTTCAGTGATAAATTTCTTACTCAATGACAGAACTCCATTGGAGGTTTTTCGCATCATACAGGAGGCCACTACAACGAGCCTTTCATGTAAGTAGAtctgtatatatattttatatctgTTCAGCCTTTTGGATTGTCCATACTCATGATTTGATCTTTTGATATGGGCAGTGGGGAAGATGGAGTGTCAGGAGTGCTTCTTCATCACAAGTAAGTTTCTAACCGTGTCTCCTTTTAATTGATGATAACCACTTACTGGatcttttttataatatattatacaTATGCAAGCTGACAAGCTGGTATATATTGCAGAACAGCAAAAGATAATCCTCCCGTCACTTTTGCTATTGCTGCCTGTGAAACTCAGAATGTGAATGTGACAGTCTTGCCAGTATTTGGCCTTTCTGGAGATAACCATATTTCAGCAAAGGAAATGTGGGATACCATGGTACAGGTAATTATTTCTacattttttcaatatttaccaGCTGTTCGGTGACTTGTTCTTTTAAGTACAGCAGTTCTATTTTCTTATCATAATctcatttctttgttttttttttgttttatctACATCATCCTTCAGAATGGCCACTTTGACCAGGAAaatttcagtaccggttccagcATGCCTTCTTCTCCAGGCGATAAGCTCTGCGCAGCTGTCTCAGCCTCAACATGGGTAGAGCCACATGGTAGATGTACTATAGCGTTTGGTTTGGCTTGGTCCTCACCTAAAGTAAAGTTTCAGAAGGGATGCACATATAACAGGTTGGTGTTCTCTTGTTTTGATAAAATAGACGCATCTTTGATTCTAGCGATTCGCATCTTGACTAAGCTATTCAAATATACTTGTTTTGGTGCAAATCCAACTTTTAAAATAACACTTACCACTTGGCTATGCATCTCATTGGAGAAATGATGTGGTTCTTTCTATTTGGTTGTATTTCATTAAACATGTCAGAAACTCAGAATAGGCCTTTCCATTAGGCCATTGCAGTAATTTCTTCTCTTTCATGCTCCAGCTTTTTGTTGTGGGGTTTTACCTAGGAATATGTAGAGTTCAGCATTGCTGGACAAGTGATTACTTTAAGATATACTAGGAGTTAATATGCTTGTATTGTCTTCTAACCGTGATGAGGACAATTGATAAAGGTGGTCTCATGTTGCAGGAGGTACACCCAATTTTATGGCACTTCTGAGAGATCAGCTGGTAATTTGGTACATGATGCCTTAACAAGTATGTTTTCTTTTGTCAATTGTTTGAGTTCTTAATCTTGTGCCTATTCAACTTTGGGAAGACTATTCGATCTTCTACGTTCTGACCTATGCTGTTGGACGTTCTTTCTCCTTGCTTTTGTAGAATATAGACTTTGGgaagaagaaatagagaagTGGCAAAATCCAATTCTCAAGGATGAAAGACTTCCGGAATGGTATGTACTTTACCTTTCTTGCCCCTATATACTATTGCTGATGGCAGACCCAGTAATGCTTGCTATGGAATCTATACTAGTCTGCATCAGCAAACATCGCTAACCACCCTAACAACCAACTCCTCATCCGAACCAACCTCTGCAACCAGTACCACATGGACTCCCTAGCGCACCTCGACCTGAAAACTGTGTTACCACCTACGTTACCAGAGACACAAAGATATTGCACCAAATGAAATCCAGCTATGCAAGAGATCTCTAATCACGTACTGCCATGCATGTACAAGGAACGAGAGGGATTGAGCAGTCTGCAAGTGGGACCCCTCCGCTTTTGGTACCTTCTCACTATCACTTATGCAAGTAACTCCCTAGCGCATCTCAACCTGAAAACCTTGAGAAATTGGAAATGACCATAAATGAAGTCATGTGATTTTCATCTATCCTGTTAGCGATCAGCTTATGGATGTTTCCTCCTTAGGTCCTGTTTCATGTGAAACTCATGTGTTATCAGTGTTTTATCCTGGTCAAATGCTCCCATTTCATCCTTATGTGTGGTACTTCGATTAGCATAGCAGGTTACACCTTGGTGCATGGGTTGAGCATAAAGATTGTTGTTTGACCATTATGAGTTCTATTATATTTACCTGATATATCATTTATCCCCTTAAGAAATGTGCTAGTCATCATCTTGTTTAAATCTGACTGTAAAATATTTGGGTGTCAAAATGCTTGCAGGTATAAGTTCACACTTTTTAACGAGCTTTACTTTCTGGTAGCTGGGGGGACTGTTTGGACAGGTATGCTGTATCTAACTTTGTGATTGCTGCTTGCTCAGATAACCAACACGTTTTAGTGGCATGGGGATAATTTCGTCTTACTTTTTATGGTTCCAACATTATTTCTAGTTCTGGATGCTATGTTGCCATTGCCTGAGTTTCTTTTAACCTTTAATGTCTACTCCCTTGCTTTTTGAGTGAGAGGAACCTTAATTTTTCCGTTCTGGTCATGTAGATGGTCAACCCCCAGCTATTGATGAGAAAACAAGTCCTGGTTCTAATCAACTGAAGTCCTCAAAAAGGGGTACTAAAGGGACCAAGCCGGAATCTGTTAAAGATAGCCATGCCAAGCTGACGGCGGAGCAAGTCTCTGATGGAGGTTACACGACTAATGGTGAAGAGCGTAGCGTGTCAAAATTTGCAGCGGTTCATGGATCGCAGATGCTAGAACAAACCAATGGACTTAAGTCGGAAGAGCCAATTCCTTACTTAATTTCCAAGGATGGCCCTGAAAATGTTGGCAAGTTCTTGTATCTGGAAGGAGTGGAATACATCATGTGGAACACGTACGATGTGCACTTCTATGCATCCTTTGCTCTCCTTGATTTATTCCCAAAAATAGAGCTGAGTATCCAACGTGACTTTGCCAATGCTGTTCTGTATGAAGATCGGCGAAGAGTCAAATTTTTGGCGGATGGTACTTCAGGTATCCGCAAGGTGAAAGGTGCCGTTCCTCATGACCTAGGAACACATGATCCGTGGCATGAAATGAATGCGTATAACATACACGATACAAGCAAATGGAAAGATCTAAACCCCAAGTTTGTGCTCCAGATATATAGAGACTTCGCTGCTACAGGTGATATGTCATTTGGTAGAGATGTCTGGCCTGCAGTTTGTGCTGCTATGGACTATATGGATCAATTTGATCGTGATCGTGACGGTCTTATTGAGAATGATGGATTTCCTGATCAAACCTATGATGCCTGGACTGTTCACGGAATTAGTGCTTACTGTGGTGGTCTCTGGCTTGCTGCACTTCAAGCTGCAGCTACAATGGCTCATCGTCTTGGGGATCGTCACTTCGCTGAAAAGTACAAACTCAAGTTTATAAAAGCCAAAGCAGTGTATGAGGCAAAGTTATGGAATGGGTCGTACTTCAATTACGACAGTGGCTCAAGTAGCAACAGCCGATCCATCCAGGCCGATCAGCTGGCAGGGCAGTGGTACACTGCCTCGTCAGGCTTGCCCCCACTTTTTGATGAGCACAAGATAAGAAGTGCTCTGCagaaaatatttgaattaaatGTAATGAAGGTAAAAGGAGGACGGATGGGAGCTGTAAATGGTATGACTCCAAAGGGAAAGGTGGATGAGACGTGCATGCAATCTCGTGAAATCTGGACTGGTGTTACATATGCTGTTGCTGCAAATATGCTGCTACATGGAATGGAGCATCAAGGTTTTACCACTGCGGAAGGAATTTTTATTGCTGGATGGTCAGAAGAGGGATATGGGTATGCACTGTCTTGTACATTATTGAACAATTTCAGATTTCGCAGTGATGCAACTTTTCACATTGACTTAGCATTGGCACTCTTGTATTTTTTGGTGCTTGTTATGTTCCGTGAAAAATCGAGGAATTAGATATTATTCTATTGCTTCTTAGTTTATTTTGTTATTCCCCAATCTTCTAGGGTAGTGAGCTGTTGCTTTCTACAAGCAACGCGTGCCAAATTATCTCGAATCCAAATGGAATTTGGATTCCTCGAATAATATCTAATTCCTCGAATCCAAATGGAATTTTTAGTGTTTGTTGAGTCATGCTGAATGATATTGTTATATATAACGTAAGTTTCCTACGTACTGCAGGTATTGGTTCCAAACACCAGAAGGATGGACTACAGATGGGCACTATAGGTCGCTCATATACATGCGGCCTCTTGCCATTTGGGCAATCCAATGGGCATTATCTCCTCCAAAGGCAATCCTTGAGGCCCCCAAAGCAAATCTGATGGACAGGATACACATATCTCCTCACATGATCCAAGCAATTAGTGAGATAAGCATTAGAAAGATAGCACCTGATAATAGATGTTTCCCTAGCCCTGCCTTTCATTGTGAATGCTGATCCAAAGGTAACATGTAACTGCTGAGTAAATTACAATCTTTTCGGCTCTTCCATGACCCCTTCCAAGGTCCAGTGGGGTTCAGGAGTTTTTCCTAGAATCAGAGGGCATACATAAGCAACCACAAAACTCGCGGTTCAAAAGAGTTCTTGTTGTATAATTGTACAGTAAACTGTTGATCATATAATCTTTTTTCACTCCAAAATTTTTGCGCTACTGTTGTAACTGATGTTTGAGCTGCCCTGTGAGCCTGTGTAGTGTATCTGATCTGGGAAAACACAGTGCATATAGTGAAGTATGTCTTTATTTATTAAAGGAGGGCGAAGCATTTAACATGAAGAGAGTTGGAAAGAACTGGAAGCTCTTGTTAATTTTGTAATCGCGTGATGGTACAGGTTCAACAGCCCAGATGTTTCGGTCCTGGCTGATGTGCTCGATCTGTTTACTGGAAGAAAATGATGTCTTTTTCCAGCATCAGTTTAGAAAATGAGATCTGATTATTGCTGCTGTGTCCATTACGGGGGGTTGAATCCAACGTTTGATGAAGCGCCATTTGTACATTGTTAATTTCTATGTTTTAGCTGGCTGTTGAAACTTAAGGTTCTGTTGTGTGGACGTTCTAGATGTCCATTGTGTCATTGTTCACGACAGGATCATGGATTGTTGCTGTTTCTGGTTGAGTCTAGAACCTCATTTTTTATTATATCCTTTCTTTGTTCTGAAAGAGCTACTGAACTGGAGATATGGTTGGGGTCCGAAAGTCGTTTTGCCATTTTAGCCTCATCTATTTCGTTTCGAAAAGCGACCACCTGCATAAACTGGGAGATAATGTCAATTTTGGAGAAACAAATGCGAGCATTAGTTTGCGCAATTTCGTAAGTGTGCATATCACTGGAGTTTTGACAATAGAGATCCTGTTTGTTTGGCACAGCTGAAACTTATGCAGAAGCTAGCTTATTGCTGGCTTCCTGGAGAAGCTGGATCAGTCTGGCTTTTTGAATTGCTGATTAGATGCCGAGTATTGTTGTAAATTGAGAAATATCTGAAATACCCCTAAACTTTATATAAACTGTCTGAACAACAATGAAGGGTTATTTTTCCCAATTTGTATGCATGGTAAAAAGATACTTTCAACATTTTGAAGccataatatatacatatatatatattcatatattatCTTCCATTATATTACATACTTGAGGATGCATTAACATAACAAAATATGATGGTTAGTGATCGCTATCAAGTTACTGGTGAGTCACTAAGATTCTAAGGCACCAGTGTACCTCTCAGTACACGGTTATATCACTCTTTGATTCACACTCTAGGTTCCAGCACCTACTAATatttctctctaggcctataagcactaatcactcctctaatggtgtgctaattGTATTGGATGAACACGTTTAGCACTTTCATGGCTTacatgtcttctcaagtatatatgagtttttctagactccagcacctttaAATGGCCGAGTGAGtagatatttatagccttaaacctgccaactagccgTTACCCTAACAGTTTAAAATCAttgtatacgccggatgatccggtataaATAGTATAGTGCTCACAGTACCATTCGACATGTACATCTTCCAAAACTAGCCGTCAGAACTTCACTCAAagcatctgtgaacaccggatgtttcgacGTGTTCACCAActccatcgccggaccttccggcatgTTCAAATGAGCCATCTCACGTCTTTCTCAATGCAAAATACTCCGTCATTGCTTTGCTtcatcgccggatcatccggtgtgttaaACTACACCAAACCGAACTTTGAAATCTTCTCTGTaacaaatgctctggtgtatactCCGGCGTGCACACTACCGATCGCTATACCTTCCGACTTGTAGTCTCTCGGTCTTCCCACTGATGCAATCTTCTGTGTAACAATTGCTCCGTCGTAAACTCCAGCGTGCACACTTCAATCGCTGGACCTTCCAGCGTGTACCATCCTTAGGCTTCAACTCAGAAATGCTTTGACGTTTACATCGCCGTATCATCCGGCATGTAAAAACACTGGCAAGAAAACACTCCAGCGTTCACAACTCCTCTgcgccggaccttctggtgtagtcatttttcctatgaattttctaattcaactaAACTTTGTTCCGACTATGGTGGTTTctttatgtattacatccatgagtcatactaacatatattcttaacaaatatgttagtcccaataactatgttatcattaatcaccaaaatcataatcataacctaatagggtcattttcgctataacaaggctctcatatggctGGCTCAAAGGGCTCAACCATCCCTCCCCTTCTCTTTATAGTCTAGGTTCCTTGACCCCTGAGTTTCCTAGATTGTTCGTAAAATGTTCATATCTTCCAAtacattcctacctaccactgagagTATTTTCGTCTAACTTTTTCTTTGTCCATCAGACGACCGTGacacctttatgacttagcttcaccttgacACAAACTTCGTAATGATGACACGtacactccatccttccacggttttgagaccaaatcgTAAAACTGCCTTGCACGCATCTCAAAGTATGACtcaccgccacttgcttacaccttaagaaagTTTCCCGATATTAAcatgtgtactctgtcttgtgatcctgaccgccgacaagtctctcccgctctcgattcctcgagctgccttgtcacttgcactagtatccccttcacttgactttgtaaACACACCATCTTCTTTCACCTTCTcacgctttgcttgacctccatatgtACAGTTAGGATAAATCTCGACTTTGTCcgacctcctcgatcgtccaACACTAAGTTCCTCGCTTAGCCCCAATCAAATTGCCGTCgatcaccaagttgcatccatcatctgcacaaCGTAAGATAAGCAAATGTGCATCCCTAACACCATTATAAATTatccaaaatcaaaatcctcaattgaaagaacatttttaaaaaaatcgtgAACATTAGATGATCCAATGTGCATTCCACCGGagcgccgaaccatccggcgtgttcaactCATCAGACAAatcattttgcaacctctctaaaGGAATTAGTCCAATGTTCACAAATCCaatcgccggatcatccggcgtgtacattcTCACTAGACAAGCCATCTTGCATCCTCTCTTGTGATATTAGTCTGGTGTTCACTTTactccatcatcggaccatctggcgtgtacgtCTTCACTGGACCagctttgcaacctctctggaaaaattagtccggtgtgcaCAGGAACTCATCGTCGGACCTTCCAGCGTGTACATGAATTTTTGCCTCTGAattgaaatgctctggtgtgaaACCTTcctgagcgccggaccatccggcgtgtacaagaTTTCCAGCGCCAAATCGTCCGACGAGTGCAATTTGgctggactcagagacaaaagTGTCAATTCCATTTTCTTTGCAATTTTGGTTAGTCaagatcataattgcagtatataagcatgctcatgcaatctcaaaatcatcaaatcaaaaatagcaaccttgtcaatcactcatcacatataaaccatatacattttaacttagtttctcaatttctcacttgatgagtgcattgacaaccctcaaagcacaaatattttggtttgaagaaattcaacaagaaaagctcatccaagtgataaAAACTCAAGGAAGAgtaaaagatatcacttgacaTAGGAAAGATTGCAAAAGCCCGAAATAGAAGCAAAGagaagccaaaaacctcaaaagctTAATAAGATCTAAAAAaatcccccttgatgaatgcacgatttcattatgcaagattcttctttgtggtttagttcatattttctctttctttggcaatacaaacatcaaggataaaagaccatgcaatgcataaatatgcAAATCTAATGAGCTTTACAAGTATACCGTATAGCATTTGCAAGTGTTAGAAACATCAAATGGCTATGGAgtgtagaatgtggagctcacaatcacataaaggctcaaaaagagatagtgacataagagcattaagctttacaagctaattCTGAAGAATTATTTGCGCATTTAAGTttacatagccgaatcatattaaaagtgaccaccacataagcatccccTTGTGTCGAGGCAATATAGACAttaagaactagaaaacttcaATATCGAACTAGGCAAATaagcattcatgacagtagACTTTGTAAAGCACTCACtaatgaaaccaagacttagttagatcaagtgattaaagcAAAATGGATCATGTAGGCACATTGCTTTGTAATTCGTTTTATCCTCAAGCTAGTTTTAACTACCATAGGTTCACTTCTttagcaaaccacatgaagtATCAAAATAAATGTATTGGATTACATTTTAGCACAAAAAACTTAATTGTTCAATAGTATTCAAATTGCACACATTACCAAGTTTTTACTAGATCAAATCAAATAGTATCTTTACAACACAAGGAACATATGTTCCtctaaggttctatcatgagctaaacgtTTAACAGACCAAAAACATAATACAGTATTCCctaatccactatcttgaaccaagaagcctataATCTTCATCCAAATCAAGTGCGGTCGAGGGAGCCATTGATGTCGCCAAGGGCTTCACATCGCTcatatcaaacttcttcagcaaatccttggtgtactttatctggtggacgaatgtaccttgcttgcattacttgatttgaagtctaaggaagaagttgagctcacccatcatagACATTTCGAATTgcttgctcatagtttctgcaaacttgaccacaagtacataagaagagccacaaaaaatgatatcatccacgtatatttgaacaagtagaaaatcattgtcatgcttAAAGATAAATAAGGTTTTATCCaccgaccccatcacatacccatttCATAAAACTTGAAACCCTGGGAAACCGAAAATGCAAGAGAATTCTTATTGGCTTCTAAtttagctactggtgcaaaggtctccaAAATCTATTCCCTatatttgagtgaaatcttggGCCGCAAATCTAACTTTGTTTCTAACTAATGACTTATCATCCCCCTAGTtgttcttaaaaacccatttttttgtctattatatgaatatttggagatggttctacaaggacTAAAATTTGGTTTccctcaaaattttctagttcttcatacATGGCAttaacccaatttgaatcagaaagagtgtgtacaacatcatggggctcaaaagaagcaaaaaaTACAGAATCAATGAAATGAGCATGTTGagtagatttggacctcgttaccctttcaCCAAGGTCGTCGATCATCAAATGTGGAGGATGTTGCCGCTGAACATGTTGAGAAGCCTCGCGTTGTGAGACGATCTCCTCCTCAAATGCTGCTGGTACATGctcaaaagcagctgaagtggatacagaggctgcaggaccctctgctagtGTAGAAAAAGTAGGAGCCAGCTCTGAAACAGGTGTGATAGAAGGaaatagtggatcatcctcatcatcactgagagctggaaggtcgccatctacaaatatactttcgctcatctcttgatcacctgcacactcaagagCAGAGTTAACATAGGGGGTTGATTAATCAAAGGTCACATTAcatgattccatgatggtgttagtgtcaagattataaactctgtaagaatgaccatgaataGAATAGCCCAAGAAAATCTGATCGGAAGAACATGACTCAACCTTGTCAAGACTGTCACGCTTTATGATGATGCAACAATAACCAAAAACTCCCAAGTGagaaccttcggcttcctcccaaagcgcaactcataagatgTCACATTCAAAAtcaagcgcaagaaaatccgattgtaGATATAGTAAGCTATGCTAATAGCCTCTTCCTAAAACTTCCTAAAaatcctatgctcatcaagcatcgttCTAGCTATCTCAATCAAAGtttgattcttcctttcaaccacacAATTCTGCCGAGGAACACGTGGAGCAGAAAAttaatgctcaatgccatgctcaaggtagaaagcataaaagagatagttcttaaactcaGTACCATTATCACCGTaaattactttcaatgcaccagagagttccttgaacaacctcaaagctaagctccgaaagtgtgaaaatgcttcatccttgctcacaagaaaaaaCATCCAAGAGTAGCGaaagtagtcatcaacaatgacaaatacataccactttccacccacCGAATGAACTAGGGATGGATCAATAGTGTCCATTTgaagaagttctcctggtcgttcagtcatcaccagatttaACTGGTGGGTAAGAGGCGACAACCATCTTGTCATATCGACAAGGAGtgcaaacaaggttcttctcaaacttgagcttggacaatccgctgatcaagcctagggcactcaatcGAGAGAGAAAATCAAAACTTATGTGCCAtagcctcctatgccacatccaaaatttagaagaaggttgagcaatcaaacatcaagaagaaccaaaaaactcagaaaaatcaaatcTAAAAACTCTCCTAACTTGAGAAATCTGACAAATCAAAGCACCTGAGAAATCAAGAACTCGGGAAGCATTACGCTTGAAGTGCACtttcaagtcctcatccaacaactgagatacagaaaacAAATTGTATcttagatgc is a genomic window of Phragmites australis chromosome 24, lpPhrAust1.1, whole genome shotgun sequence containing:
- the LOC133907059 gene encoding uncharacterized protein LOC133907059; its protein translation is MVSGNIFHCRRNSWPAEEYVGRTTLQLLDFDGGAPPEQAWRRRLNSHANILKEFSVTFMEAMKMMSLGLRLWSYVREEASHGRKAPIDPFTKERCKPSASQGVPLGGMGSGSISRGFRGEFKNWHIIPGLCENSPVLENQFSIFVSRDGGNKKYSSVLAPGHHEGLKKHNDSGISSWDWNLSGQRSTYHALFPRAWTVYDGEPDPDLKISCRQISPFIPHDYKDSSLPTSVFVYTLVNTGRDRAKVSLLMTWANSIGGFSHHTGGHYNEPFIGEDGVSGVLLHHKTAKDNPPVTFAIAACETQNVNVTVLPVFGLSGDNHISAKEMWDTMVQNGHFDQENFSTGSSMPSSPGDKLCAAVSASTWVEPHGRCTIAFGLAWSSPKVKFQKGCTYNRRYTQFYGTSERSAGNLVHDALTKYRLWEEEIEKWQNPILKDERLPEWYKFTLFNELYFLVAGGTVWTDGQPPAIDEKTSPGSNQLKSSKRGTKGTKPESVKDSHAKLTAEQVSDGGYTTNGEERSVSKFAAVHGSQMLEQTNGLKSEEPIPYLISKDGPENVGKFLYLEGVEYIMWNTYDVHFYASFALLDLFPKIELSIQRDFANAVLYEDRRRVKFLADGTSGIRKVKGAVPHDLGTHDPWHEMNAYNIHDTSKWKDLNPKFVLQIYRDFAATGDMSFGRDVWPAVCAAMDYMDQFDRDRDGLIENDGFPDQTYDAWTVHGISAYCGGLWLAALQAAATMAHRLGDRHFAEKYKLKFIKAKAVYEAKLWNGSYFNYDSGSSSNSRSIQADQLAGQWYTASSGLPPLFDEHKIRSALQKIFELNVMKVKGGRMGAVNGMTPKGKVDETCMQSREIWTGVTYAVAANMLLHGMEHQGFTTAEGIFIAGWSEEGYGYWFQTPEGWTTDGHYRSLIYMRPLAIWAIQWALSPPKAILEAPKANLMDRIHISPHMIQAISEISIRKIAPDNRCFPSPAFHCEC